One Candidatus Deferrimicrobium borealis genomic window carries:
- the purM gene encoding phosphoribosylformylglycinamidine cyclo-ligase, with protein sequence MRRIRPMVRTTHRREVLGEIGSFAGFFRFPARKYRDPVLVSGTDGVGTKVKVAAAAGKFDTVGIDLVAMCVNDILVHGAEPLFFLDYYATGKLSADHGAQVVSGVAEGCRQAGCALLGGETAEMPSVYARGEFDLAGFAVGAVDRGKIVDGSSVRPGDLLVGLASSGLHSNGYSLARKVVFDVLGKRIGQRVPEWGATVAEELLRPTRIYVRPVLSLLRKVTILGMAHITGGGITGNVPRSLPDGVTAVVDRSAWDVPPVFRTICAAARLPDGEAFRTFNMGIGMVLMVRPADADRAVAHFRRAGVPAAVIGEIRKGRRRKPDVTFAGGKR encoded by the coding sequence GTGCGCCGGATCCGCCCGATGGTCCGGACGACGCACCGCAGGGAGGTGCTGGGGGAGATCGGCTCGTTCGCCGGCTTCTTCCGCTTCCCCGCGCGGAAGTACCGCGACCCGGTCCTCGTCTCCGGCACCGACGGCGTGGGAACCAAGGTCAAGGTCGCCGCGGCGGCGGGGAAGTTCGACACGGTGGGGATCGACCTGGTCGCCATGTGCGTCAACGACATCCTCGTCCACGGCGCCGAGCCGCTCTTCTTCCTCGACTACTACGCCACCGGGAAGCTTTCGGCCGACCACGGGGCCCAGGTCGTCTCGGGCGTCGCGGAAGGGTGCCGGCAGGCCGGCTGCGCGCTGCTCGGGGGAGAAACCGCGGAGATGCCGTCGGTCTACGCCCGGGGGGAGTTCGACCTCGCGGGGTTCGCGGTGGGGGCGGTGGACCGCGGCAAGATCGTCGACGGGAGCTCCGTTCGCCCCGGCGACCTGCTCGTGGGCCTTGCCTCCTCCGGCCTCCACAGCAACGGGTACTCCCTGGCGAGGAAGGTCGTCTTCGACGTCCTCGGCAAGCGGATCGGCCAGCGCGTCCCCGAGTGGGGCGCGACGGTGGCCGAGGAGCTTCTGCGCCCCACCCGCATCTACGTGCGCCCCGTCCTTTCCCTGCTCCGGAAGGTTACGATCCTCGGCATGGCCCACATCACCGGGGGGGGGATCACCGGGAACGTCCCCCGTTCCCTGCCGGACGGCGTCACGGCGGTCGTAGACCGGTCCGCGTGGGACGTCCCGCCCGTCTTCCGCACGATCTGCGCGGCGGCGCGCCTGCCCGACGGGGAGGCGTTCCGCACCTTCAACATGGGGATCGGGATGGTGCTCATGGTCCGCCCGGCGGACGCGGACCGGGCGGTCGCCCATTTCCGGCGCGCCGGCGTTCCGGCCGCCGTGATCGGGGAGATCCGGAAGGGGCGCCGACGGAAACCGGACGTGACCTTCGCGGGAGGGAAACGATGA
- a CDS encoding YicC family protein, translating into MSMTGFGRGERHGEEISVTVEARTVNHRFLDLHTRCPGRFLSWEPRIRGIVRDSVRRGKFDLHVNVREWGKLGAGLRVNDELLRSFLGEARRIREELGVGGEVTLRDLLSVPDLFQTAPVGGDPAEILWPVAEAAVRDALAMLVRARAEEGERMKRVLQESVARLDLLAREIRSLTAENKEQAAARFRERIAALSSEAGLDPVRLHQEAAILLDRLDITEECDRLASHLAAVDALFRSPGDAVGKRIDFLVQEIFRELNTAGNKSAHAGVSALVVTAKTELEKIREQIQNIE; encoded by the coding sequence ATGAGCATGACGGGGTTCGGCCGGGGCGAGCGCCACGGGGAGGAGATCTCCGTCACGGTCGAGGCGCGGACGGTGAACCACCGTTTCCTCGACCTGCACACGCGGTGCCCGGGCCGGTTCCTGTCGTGGGAGCCGAGGATCCGGGGGATCGTCCGCGATTCGGTGCGGCGCGGCAAGTTCGACCTGCACGTGAACGTGCGGGAGTGGGGAAAGCTCGGCGCCGGGCTGCGCGTCAACGACGAGCTGCTGCGGTCGTTCCTCGGCGAGGCGCGGCGGATCCGGGAGGAGCTGGGGGTCGGCGGCGAGGTGACGCTGCGGGACCTGCTGTCGGTCCCGGACCTGTTCCAGACGGCCCCCGTCGGGGGGGATCCCGCGGAGATCCTTTGGCCGGTGGCCGAGGCGGCGGTCCGGGACGCCCTCGCGATGCTCGTCCGCGCACGGGCGGAGGAGGGGGAGCGGATGAAGCGGGTCCTCCAGGAGTCGGTCGCCCGCCTCGATCTCCTCGCGCGGGAGATCCGGTCGCTTACGGCGGAAAACAAGGAGCAGGCCGCCGCCCGGTTCCGGGAGCGGATCGCCGCGCTGTCGTCCGAAGCGGGCCTCGATCCGGTCCGCCTCCACCAGGAGGCGGCGATCCTGCTCGACCGGCTCGACATCACCGAGGAGTGCGACCGCCTCGCGTCCCACCTGGCGGCCGTCGACGCGCTCTTCCGGTCCCCCGGGGACGCCGTGGGGAAGCGGATCGATTTCCTCGTCCAGGAGATCTTCCGCGAGTTGAACACCGCCGGGAACAAGTCGGCCCACGCCGGAGTGTCGGCCCTCGTCGTGACCGCGAAAACCGAGCTGGAAAAAATCCGCGAGCAGATCCAGAACATCGAGTGA
- a CDS encoding Rid family detoxifying hydrolase yields the protein MKREAVKAAGAPAAIGPYSQAVRAGGFLFCSGQLPLDPSTGKMVDGGVDAQTERVLSNLEAVLTAGGATLRSVVKTTVYLVDMGDFPAMNAVYGKFFPVDPPARATVQIGKLAAGACVEIDAIAGVG from the coding sequence ATGAAGCGCGAAGCGGTGAAAGCGGCGGGGGCCCCGGCGGCGATCGGTCCCTATTCACAGGCGGTGCGGGCGGGGGGGTTCCTCTTCTGCTCGGGGCAGCTCCCGCTCGACCCGTCGACGGGGAAAATGGTGGACGGAGGGGTCGATGCCCAGACGGAGCGGGTCCTTTCGAACCTCGAAGCGGTGCTGACCGCGGGAGGCGCGACCCTGCGGTCGGTCGTGAAGACCACGGTCTACCTGGTCGACATGGGGGATTTCCCGGCGATGAACGCGGTCTACGGGAAATTCTTTCCGGTAGACCCGCCGGCGCGGGCGACGGTGCAGATCGGAAAGCTGGCCGCGGGGGCGTGCGTCGAGATCGATGCGATCGCTGGGGTCGGATGA
- the rpoZ gene encoding DNA-directed RNA polymerase subunit omega, whose amino-acid sequence MARVTVEDCLRQVDNHFELTVVAAKRAKQLYSGAGATIDTTARKEKPTVISLREIAQGKVRVK is encoded by the coding sequence ATGGCTCGAGTAACGGTTGAGGATTGCCTGCGGCAAGTGGACAACCATTTTGAGCTCACGGTGGTGGCGGCCAAGCGCGCGAAACAGCTCTATTCGGGCGCGGGGGCGACGATCGACACGACCGCCCGGAAGGAGAAGCCGACGGTGATCTCGCTTCGGGAGATCGCCCAGGGGAAGGTCCGCGTAAAATAG
- the gmk gene encoding guanylate kinase — MTRGDIFVISAPSGSGKTTICRALVSRVEGLSLAVSCTTRERKPGERDGVDYYFVDEDKFGNMLKSNEFLETASVYGRRYGTSRLAVEAIVSNGLDAVLEIDVQGGASVKAAVPEAVRIGILPPDWETLRARLTARDRDSRQEIERRLAAARLEVRELGNYDYLVVNDDLETAVRQVEWIVRARRLRRERTIDAVGRILGKEGEERDGSSNG, encoded by the coding sequence GTGACGCGCGGCGACATCTTCGTGATATCGGCCCCCTCGGGCTCCGGGAAGACCACGATCTGCCGGGCGCTCGTTTCCCGCGTGGAGGGACTTTCCCTCGCCGTCTCCTGCACGACGAGGGAGAGGAAGCCGGGGGAGAGGGACGGGGTCGATTATTATTTCGTGGATGAGGATAAATTTGGTAATATGTTAAAATCGAACGAGTTTTTGGAAACCGCCTCGGTCTACGGGCGCCGGTACGGTACCTCGCGTCTCGCGGTCGAGGCGATCGTGTCGAACGGGCTGGACGCCGTGCTCGAAATCGACGTCCAGGGGGGCGCCTCCGTCAAGGCGGCGGTTCCCGAGGCGGTGCGGATCGGCATCCTGCCGCCCGACTGGGAGACGCTCCGTGCGCGGCTCACCGCGCGGGACCGGGACAGCCGGCAGGAGATCGAACGGCGCCTCGCGGCGGCCCGGCTCGAGGTCAGGGAACTGGGGAACTACGACTACCTGGTCGTCAACGACGACCTGGAAACCGCGGTCCGGCAGGTGGAGTGGATCGTGCGCGCGCGGCGGCTTCGCCGGGAACGCACGATCGACGCCGTCGGTCGGATCCTTGGAAAAGAGGGAGAGGAACGGGATGGCTCGAGTAACGGTTGA
- the rpmB gene encoding 50S ribosomal protein L28: MAKCAICGKAPGFGHNVSHANNRTARVWQPNIQRVKTVRNGTVRHIHACTACIKSGRVVKAV, translated from the coding sequence ATGGCCAAATGCGCAATCTGCGGTAAGGCACCCGGTTTCGGGCACAACGTCTCTCACGCCAACAACCGTACCGCGAGGGTATGGCAGCCGAACATCCAGCGCGTGAAGACGGTCCGGAACGGGACGGTGCGCCACATCCACGCCTGCACCGCGTGCATCAAGTCCGGGCGGGTCGTCAAGGCGGTCTGA
- a CDS encoding molybdopterin-binding protein: protein MATRVGIVILGDEVLKGEIREANLAYMIPLLAAWGAETALCAILPDDIPVVVRHLRRIREEVDLVVLTGGIGPTPDDITRDAVAEVAGVPLVVHPEAKAALEARPYKGANPEYRMLMAQVPQGATLIPNPLSPAPGFFIDGMAVFPGVPRMLQAMFEWVKPMVAGRRKSRVTLYAMAPESSYAGIMKEAMAAFPDVGIGSYPMSDGEYRVRVVFRGDRFGRTGACAERFTKRLSEIGYEVLRRAEERGDDA from the coding sequence ATGGCGACGAGAGTGGGGATCGTCATCCTCGGCGACGAAGTGCTGAAGGGGGAGATCCGGGAGGCGAACCTCGCCTACATGATCCCGCTGCTGGCCGCATGGGGCGCGGAGACGGCGCTGTGCGCGATCCTCCCGGACGACATCCCCGTGGTGGTGCGGCACCTGCGGAGGATCCGCGAGGAGGTCGACCTGGTCGTCCTGACCGGTGGGATCGGCCCGACCCCCGACGATATCACCCGGGACGCGGTGGCCGAGGTCGCCGGGGTCCCCCTGGTCGTGCACCCGGAGGCGAAGGCGGCGCTGGAAGCCCGGCCGTACAAGGGGGCGAACCCTGAATACCGGATGCTGATGGCCCAGGTCCCGCAAGGCGCGACGCTGATCCCGAACCCCCTCTCCCCGGCTCCCGGTTTCTTCATCGACGGGATGGCGGTCTTCCCCGGGGTCCCGCGCATGCTTCAGGCGATGTTCGAGTGGGTGAAGCCGATGGTTGCCGGCCGCCGCAAGAGCCGGGTCACCCTCTACGCGATGGCCCCGGAATCGTCCTACGCCGGGATCATGAAGGAGGCGATGGCGGCGTTCCCCGATGTCGGCATCGGGTCGTACCCGATGAGCGACGGGGAGTATCGCGTCCGGGTGGTGTTCCGCGGCGACCGGTTCGGACGGACGGGCGCGTGCGCGGAGCGCTTCACGAAACGTCTCTCGGAGATCGGGTACGAAGTGCTCCGTCGGGCGGAGGAGCGGGGCGACGATGCGTAG
- the purN gene encoding phosphoribosylglycinamide formyltransferase: MNDRPVIAVLVSGSGSNLQAIIDASERGEIPGRVGLVLSNKADAYGLERARKHGIPTAVVNHKSFESREAFDAKLVEVIRDSGAVLVCLAGFMRVVTPVFLRAFPHRILNIHPALLPSFPGTHGPAQALRYGVRFSGCTVHFLDEGVDTGPIIVQAVVPVHEDDTEETLAARILKEEHRIYPMAIRLFLEGRLAVEGRKVSTKDAEKIPDFSRRNPDA, encoded by the coding sequence ATGAACGACCGACCGGTCATCGCCGTCCTCGTCTCGGGGAGCGGCTCAAACCTGCAGGCGATCATCGACGCCTCGGAGCGCGGGGAGATCCCCGGACGGGTCGGCCTGGTGCTCAGCAACAAGGCGGACGCCTACGGTCTCGAGCGGGCGAGGAAGCACGGGATCCCGACCGCGGTGGTGAACCACAAGTCGTTCGAAAGCAGGGAGGCGTTCGACGCGAAGCTGGTGGAGGTGATCCGGGATTCGGGGGCCGTCCTCGTCTGCCTGGCCGGCTTCATGCGGGTGGTGACGCCGGTCTTCCTTCGCGCGTTCCCGCACCGGATCCTCAACATCCACCCGGCGCTGCTCCCCTCCTTCCCGGGGACCCACGGGCCGGCGCAGGCGCTGCGGTACGGCGTCCGGTTCTCGGGGTGCACCGTCCACTTCCTCGACGAGGGGGTCGACACCGGACCGATCATCGTGCAGGCGGTCGTCCCGGTGCACGAGGACGACACGGAGGAGACGCTCGCCGCACGGATCCTCAAGGAGGAGCACCGGATCTACCCGATGGCGATCCGGCTGTTTCTCGAGGGGAGACTCGCCGTCGAGGGGAGAAAGGTGTCCACGAAGGACGCGGAGAAGATCCCCGACTTCTCCCGGCGCAACCCCGACGCCTGA
- a CDS encoding YdcF family protein, translated as MKTQSPLVPAPRHRRGRFLRQLLSLLILLFFPPMVPHFLALRNPAPPTRTADAIFVLTGGEGRIQEGFRAWSGGAARELYILGAGRTVPATQIVPEGFPIPAEALARVHVEGWSVNTLENAFSAKTAVGEGKYSSVILVTSDYHIPRANLAFRKVLPKDVSLTAIRVGPEAGPGASWRWVRRHFLEGWKYWGYRILLRWE; from the coding sequence ATGAAAACGCAATCCCCTCTCGTTCCCGCTCCTCGACACCGCAGGGGAAGATTCCTCCGGCAGCTTCTTTCCCTGCTCATCCTCCTCTTCTTCCCTCCGATGGTCCCTCACTTCCTCGCGTTGCGGAATCCCGCCCCCCCCACCCGCACGGCGGACGCGATCTTCGTCCTCACGGGAGGGGAGGGGAGGATCCAGGAGGGGTTCCGGGCCTGGTCCGGCGGCGCGGCGCGGGAGCTGTACATCCTCGGTGCGGGGCGGACGGTTCCCGCCACGCAAATCGTACCCGAAGGTTTCCCGATTCCCGCCGAGGCGCTCGCACGCGTCCACGTGGAGGGGTGGTCCGTGAACACGCTCGAAAACGCCTTCTCCGCGAAAACCGCGGTGGGAGAGGGGAAATACTCCTCGGTGATCCTCGTGACCTCCGACTACCACATCCCCCGCGCAAACCTCGCCTTCCGGAAGGTCCTGCCGAAGGACGTGTCGCTCACCGCGATCCGGGTCGGTCCGGAGGCAGGCCCGGGGGCCTCCTGGCGGTGGGTGAGGCGGCACTTCCTCGAGGGTTGGAAATATTGGGGGTACCGGATCCTCCTCCGTTGGGAGTGA
- a CDS encoding ABC transporter permease — translation MNLYSAGKVAYRSLRANKMRSILTMLGMIIGVAAVIIMVAIGEGANQRISAQIASVGSNLLLVLPGSTTSGGLRSGFGGAPTLTMADARAIGKELSSVRAASPTMRSSGPVVYGNQNWSTILQGAAPEFLEMREWNLVAGRNFTAQETEAASKVCLLGQTVSDFLFGTEDPVGKIVRIKRSPFTVVGVLDRKGQSPQGQDQDDVVVLPITTMQKKLSGSAHVGAVGVIMVQAVDGDRVKEAEGQVIELLRQRHRIGSGGTDDFSVRNLSEMLALAESATRIMSLLLGGIASVSLLVGGIGIMNIMLVSVTERTREIGIRMAVGARERDILSQFLIEAVILALTGGAVGILLGAGGAVLTSQLGGWTTVISPAAVVLAFGFSAAVGVFFGFYPARKASRMDPIEALRYE, via the coding sequence ATGAACCTCTACTCCGCGGGAAAGGTCGCCTACCGCTCGCTGCGCGCGAACAAGATGCGCTCCATCCTCACGATGCTGGGGATGATCATCGGCGTGGCGGCGGTCATCATCATGGTGGCGATCGGCGAGGGGGCGAACCAGCGGATCTCCGCCCAGATCGCCTCCGTCGGATCGAATTTGCTGCTCGTCCTCCCGGGGAGCACCACGTCGGGAGGGTTGCGCTCCGGGTTCGGTGGCGCGCCCACGCTGACGATGGCGGACGCGCGGGCGATCGGGAAGGAGCTTTCCTCGGTACGCGCGGCCTCCCCCACCATGCGCTCCAGCGGGCCCGTGGTGTACGGGAACCAGAACTGGAGCACGATCCTCCAGGGGGCCGCCCCGGAGTTCCTGGAGATGCGCGAGTGGAATCTCGTGGCGGGGAGGAACTTCACCGCCCAGGAGACGGAGGCGGCGTCGAAGGTCTGCCTGCTCGGGCAGACGGTGTCCGACTTCCTGTTCGGCACCGAGGACCCCGTGGGGAAGATCGTGCGGATCAAGCGGTCCCCCTTCACGGTGGTCGGCGTCCTCGACCGGAAGGGGCAATCGCCGCAGGGCCAGGACCAGGACGACGTGGTGGTCCTCCCCATCACGACGATGCAGAAGAAGCTGTCCGGGAGCGCGCACGTGGGGGCGGTCGGCGTCATCATGGTGCAGGCGGTCGACGGCGACCGCGTCAAGGAGGCCGAGGGACAGGTGATCGAGCTGCTCCGCCAGCGGCACCGGATCGGATCGGGGGGGACCGACGACTTCTCGGTGCGGAACCTTTCCGAGATGCTGGCCCTGGCCGAGTCCGCCACACGGATCATGAGCCTGCTGCTGGGCGGGATCGCCTCCGTCTCGCTGCTGGTCGGCGGCATCGGGATCATGAACATCATGCTCGTGTCGGTGACGGAGCGGACGCGGGAGATCGGGATCCGGATGGCGGTCGGGGCGCGGGAGCGCGACATCCTCTCCCAGTTCCTGATCGAGGCGGTGATCCTCGCCCTCACCGGGGGCGCCGTGGGGATCCTGCTCGGCGCGGGCGGGGCGGTCCTCACCTCGCAGCTCGGCGGCTGGACGACCGTCATCTCCCCGGCCGCGGTGGTCCTCGCCTTCGGCTTCTCCGCCGCGGTGGGCGTCTTCTTCGGGTTCTACCCGGCGCGCAAGGCGTCGCGGATGGACCCCATTGAAGCGCTCCGGTACGAGTAG
- a CDS encoding DUF3047 domain-containing protein, translating into MRRIALFLLVFAALPASAGRTFAAGEGPGKWDESTAGRWESLPERHVGATDNGISFEATMAPGTGVSYRRVGPWAPGSAALRFGVDNVNAGRNDYLPGEAIFPASVTFVFGNDSLTLGWRQRIALFFKEVWTGFTPSGIRLTYAWGNGLPVGSMYRLREEETVFVVAGPEEAGKTISSTRRLADDFKVAYGRSPRGPVTEVLVSARRPSSEKRPLRASITLRFPVAQE; encoded by the coding sequence ATGCGTAGGATCGCGTTGTTCCTTCTGGTATTCGCTGCGCTGCCCGCTTCGGCCGGCCGGACCTTCGCGGCGGGGGAGGGGCCTGGAAAATGGGACGAGTCCACGGCGGGGCGATGGGAGTCGCTCCCGGAGCGCCACGTCGGGGCGACCGACAACGGGATCTCGTTCGAGGCGACGATGGCCCCCGGCACGGGCGTATCGTATCGGCGCGTCGGCCCCTGGGCGCCGGGTTCCGCCGCGCTCCGCTTCGGCGTGGACAACGTCAACGCCGGGAGGAACGACTACCTGCCCGGCGAGGCGATCTTTCCCGCCTCCGTCACCTTCGTCTTCGGGAACGATTCGTTGACGCTGGGGTGGAGGCAGCGCATCGCCCTCTTCTTCAAGGAGGTTTGGACCGGGTTCACGCCGTCCGGGATCCGCCTGACCTACGCGTGGGGGAACGGGCTCCCGGTCGGATCGATGTACCGCCTCCGGGAAGAGGAGACGGTGTTCGTCGTCGCGGGGCCGGAGGAGGCGGGGAAGACGATCTCCTCGACCCGCCGTCTCGCCGACGATTTCAAGGTCGCCTACGGCCGCTCCCCGAGAGGGCCGGTGACCGAGGTTCTCGTGAGCGCCCGCCGCCCCTCAAGCGAAAAGAGGCCCCTTCGCGCGTCCATCACGCTTCGATTCCCGGTTGCGCAGGAGTGA
- a CDS encoding bifunctional (p)ppGpp synthetase/guanosine-3',5'-bis(diphosphate) 3'-pyrophosphohydrolase encodes MLRLMDIVDRVQATHPSANIDLIQTAYVFTAKVHHGQVRKSGEPYLVHPLNVAFLLADWNLDEETVTTGLLHDTVEDTMATLEEVRDLFGDSVAHLVDGVTKIGRVTLSDAAAQKAESLRKMILAMGKDLRVILVKLADRLHNMRTLNHLPSDRQMVIARETVEIYAPIAARLGMSRIRTELEDRCFQVLHPEQYKELARLADERRRNREAHVRSVISLLESKCREIAIEATITGRSKHLAGIYQKMNRQGIDFDHVYDFIGFRITTKTVRECYEALGIVHNLWKPVPGRFKDYIAMPKANLYQSLHTTVFGPNAEMMEIQIRTEEMHALAENGVAAHWKYKEGRRTAEKGDQMFLWLRQILELQQDMKDPREFLNTVKVELFPEEVYVFTPRGDVKELPRGATPIDFAYAIHTEVGNQCVGAKVNGRMVPLKVTLKNGDVVEIVTQPSHKPSRDWLKIAKTSRALNKIRAVVREEQQEQSLALGRQILEKEFRKHSLNFNKVMKGPEFAEAMQEARCRTADDYMRMVGYGKASLMPLLRRLLPPDQLHEKSHESRLSTLIRKVVTRRPSSVIVKGMDSIFVRLANCCRPVPGDPIVGFITRGRGVTIHSKDCPKGLESDPERAVEVTWEAGTKAVHPVKLRVVCSDKPGLLADISRSITSSEVDIRRASVMTTRDQRAICDFEVSVNDANHLASLIKSIGKVRGVQSVERGKG; translated from the coding sequence TTGCTCCGTCTCATGGACATCGTGGACCGGGTGCAGGCGACCCACCCGTCCGCGAATATCGACCTCATCCAAACGGCGTACGTCTTCACCGCGAAGGTGCACCATGGTCAGGTGCGCAAGTCCGGGGAGCCGTACCTCGTCCATCCGCTGAACGTCGCCTTCCTCCTCGCCGACTGGAACCTCGACGAGGAGACGGTGACCACCGGGCTCCTCCACGACACCGTCGAGGACACGATGGCGACGCTCGAGGAGGTGCGGGACCTCTTCGGCGACTCGGTCGCCCACCTGGTCGACGGGGTCACGAAGATCGGCCGCGTGACCCTGTCCGACGCCGCCGCCCAGAAGGCGGAATCCCTCCGCAAGATGATCCTCGCGATGGGGAAGGACCTCCGGGTCATCCTCGTCAAGCTCGCCGACCGTCTCCACAACATGCGCACGCTGAACCACCTCCCGTCCGACCGGCAGATGGTGATCGCCCGCGAGACCGTCGAGATCTACGCGCCCATCGCGGCCCGGCTCGGGATGTCCCGCATCCGGACCGAGCTCGAGGACCGCTGCTTCCAGGTGCTCCACCCGGAGCAGTACAAGGAGCTCGCGCGCCTGGCCGACGAGCGGAGGCGAAACCGGGAAGCCCACGTCCGAAGCGTCATCTCCCTCCTCGAGTCGAAGTGCCGGGAGATCGCCATCGAGGCGACGATCACCGGGCGCTCCAAGCACCTGGCGGGGATCTATCAGAAGATGAATCGCCAGGGGATCGACTTCGACCACGTCTACGATTTCATCGGTTTCCGCATCACCACGAAGACGGTGCGCGAGTGCTACGAAGCCCTCGGGATCGTGCACAACCTGTGGAAGCCGGTGCCCGGCCGCTTCAAGGACTACATCGCCATGCCGAAGGCGAACCTCTACCAGTCGCTCCACACGACGGTCTTCGGGCCGAACGCCGAGATGATGGAGATCCAGATCCGCACGGAGGAGATGCACGCGCTCGCCGAGAACGGGGTGGCGGCCCACTGGAAATACAAGGAGGGGCGCCGGACGGCCGAGAAGGGGGACCAGATGTTCCTCTGGCTGCGGCAGATCCTCGAGCTGCAGCAGGACATGAAGGACCCCCGCGAGTTCCTGAACACCGTCAAGGTCGAGCTGTTCCCCGAGGAGGTGTACGTCTTCACGCCGCGGGGCGACGTCAAGGAGCTGCCCCGGGGAGCCACGCCGATCGATTTCGCCTACGCGATCCACACCGAGGTCGGGAACCAGTGCGTCGGCGCGAAGGTGAACGGCCGGATGGTCCCCCTGAAAGTGACGCTCAAGAACGGCGACGTCGTCGAGATCGTCACCCAGCCGTCCCACAAGCCGAGCCGGGACTGGCTGAAAATCGCCAAGACCAGCCGCGCGCTGAACAAGATCCGCGCCGTGGTGCGGGAGGAGCAGCAGGAGCAGTCGCTCGCCCTGGGCCGCCAGATCCTCGAGAAGGAGTTCCGGAAGCATTCCCTGAATTTCAACAAGGTGATGAAGGGGCCGGAGTTCGCCGAGGCGATGCAGGAGGCCCGCTGCAGGACCGCGGACGACTACATGAGGATGGTCGGATACGGAAAAGCGTCGCTCATGCCGCTGCTGCGCCGCCTCCTCCCGCCGGACCAGCTGCACGAGAAGAGCCACGAGTCGCGTCTGTCCACCCTCATCCGGAAGGTGGTGACGCGCAGGCCGAGCTCCGTCATCGTGAAGGGGATGGACAGCATCTTCGTCCGCCTGGCGAACTGCTGCCGCCCGGTGCCGGGCGACCCGATCGTCGGGTTCATCACGCGGGGGCGGGGGGTAACGATCCATTCGAAGGATTGCCCGAAGGGCCTCGAGAGCGATCCGGAGCGTGCGGTCGAGGTGACCTGGGAGGCGGGAACGAAGGCGGTCCACCCCGTGAAGCTGCGCGTCGTGTGCTCCGACAAGCCGGGCCTTCTGGCCGACATCTCCCGGAGCATCACGTCGAGCGAGGTGGACATCCGGAGGGCGTCGGTGATGACGACCCGCGACCAGCGCGCCATCTGCGATTTCGAGGTGTCGGTGAACGACGCCAACCACCTGGCCTCCCTCATAAAGTCGATCGGGAAGGTCCGGGGCGTACAATCGGTCGAAAGGGGGAAAGGCTGA